A region of the Silene latifolia isolate original U9 population chromosome 9, ASM4854445v1, whole genome shotgun sequence genome:
ACCCCACAAGTTGGTTCTGAAAACACAATTTTTGGATTCCCAAGCTGTCCAGAAGATCTAAAACCAATCAACGGTATGAGGTTTTCAAATTTGGAAGATGGAATAGATTTTTACAACAAATATGCAAAAGTTTGTGGGTTTATTCCAAGGTTAGATTCAACAAAATTGGTTAATAGGATTGTTACACACAAGCGCTGTGTGTGTAATAAAGATGGCAAAAGTAGGAACAAGGGGACTAAAAGAAAGAGGACTGTTACGAGAACAGGATGTGAAGCTAAGGTTAGTTTTAAGAGAATTGACACCGGTGAATACCAAATTTATGATTTTGTTGAGGTACACACATACGCAATGGTTACCCCAGCTACAATGGTTCATATGAAACCATCTAGGAATTTGAATCTCTTTCACAAGAAAATGATCATGGATAATTCAAGGGTAAATCATGGTCCAGTGGATTCCTTTAGAATGTTTAAGGAATATGTAAAAGGGTACAAAAATGTTGGAGCTTCTTTAGaagatttcaaaaacttttcaagggatgttaATAAATATATCAAGGAATATGATGCTGAGATGTTATTGGAAACTTTCATGCAAAAAAAGGCTATGTCTCCATCATTTTATTTCGACTTTGAGgtggatgatgaaaaaagactaAGTAAGGTTTTTTGGGCAGATCCAATCTCAATTAAAAACTATGCCCTTTTTGGGGAAGCCGTCTCTTTTGATGCTACTTATAACTTCAATGAATATAAAATGGTGTTTTGTCCGTTCACTGGTGTGGACAACCATAAAAGATGCGTCACTTTTGCGGGTGGTTTGTTAAAAAAGGAAGATGGAGAATCATTTACCTGGTTATTTGAGAATTTTGTGAAGGCTATGGGTGATTGCTATCCTACTACAATTATAACTGACCAATGCAAAGGCATCAATCAAGCTGTAAAAGATGTGTTTGGTGACAAAACACAACACCGAttatgcatgtggcatataatgaaaaagTTGCCAGACAAAGTCGGGCCGACAATTTGCCAAAACACaaactttttgaaggaaataaatTCTATTGTTTGGGATGGAGAGATTGATACACAAGAATTCGAATTGAGATGGAAATCAATCCTTTCTTCGTATGAGCTTTCTGATCATGAATGGCTGAAGTCAATGTTTGACATTCGTTCAAGTTGGATTCCTGCCTACTTCAGAGACATATATCTTGGTGGGATTATGCGCACAACATCAAGGTCAGAATCTGAAAATAGCTTCTTTGGAAATTTCACAAACCCGCATCTCACtcttgttgagttttggatgcgtttccaATCGGCTATGGATGCGCAGCGTTGGAAATATGCTAAGGTGATTTGCCGATGATAAGAACTCTTCTCCAAAATTATCAACACCTCTCCTTCTAGAAAAAAAACCTCTGAATTTTACACCACCTTTTTTTTATCAATTTCAAGAAGAACTCCAAGCTGCGTGTTTTACTTGTGGTCTTTCACCGAGGACAACTGAAGACAACAATGAGCATATTTCAATAATGGACCGCGAGAAAGACAAGGTATACACAGTTGATTTAAGTGGTAATAAATTTTCTTGTTCATGTAAGATGTTTGAAAGGATTGGGTTACTTTGTAAGCATGTTCTGTGGGTGTTAAAAGATAGAGGGTTTGATGATATCCCTACGGAGTATCTATTAGACAGATGGGGCAAATATGCAACTTGTCGTCCCATTTTTAATGTTGTTGGGACAACCCTCCTAGCTGATTGTATGTCAATAGAAAACCACCAAAGTAAGATAAGTGAATTGTGGTCGGAAGTATTTACTTCAGTTTCGCTTGTTGAAGATAATGAGGAACTTGGTGATGAGCTGCTTGAACTTCTTCGCGCTTTCAACGAGAAATTGATGATTTCAGTTAAGCGTGGGAAGTCAAAAAACAAGAAAGCTGAAATTGAGATGCTTATTGGTTCGAAAATACCGTCTGAAGCTAGTGTTCTACCACCAGAAAAGTGTAAGAATAAGGGATTAggaagacggattacttcaaacAAGGAAAAGGCAGTACAAGAAAATGCAAAGCCCTTGAGGAAATGTTGTGCTTGCGGTGAAATGACTCATCATGATAGTAGGAATTGCCCAAGTCGAGCCACTCAAAAGTGAGTCCAGTTTGATTTCAGCTAGAAAAAGTTTAAGTTGTATTAAGTATTCTAAAAACTTTCTAGTATGTAAAGACTTCTAAGAAGTATGTTTTATTTGACTTTAAATAGTGGTCTTTATAGtaagtaaaaataaaatatttggtTGTCTAATGTCTCACGTTTACTGTTCAAACACTTTGCTTCTCTATTATTATACTAACTTTTATTGTGTACCCTCAAAAGTCGAGGTGTGAcacataattaaaaataaaatataaatacaaattgaagatt
Encoded here:
- the LOC141602130 gene encoding protein FAR1-RELATED SEQUENCE 5-like; this encodes MVIISSSSTDSDSIPATNVHASDILVVLPLTDATVASNVDALMNNDIPPMIPLTNAPETPQVGSENTIFGFPSCPEDLKPINGMRFSNLEDGIDFYNKYAKVCGFIPRLDSTKLVNRIVTHKRCVCNKDGKSRNKGTKRKRTVTRTGCEAKVSFKRIDTGEYQIYDFVEVHTYAMVTPATMVHMKPSRNLNLFHKKMIMDNSRVNHGPVDSFRMFKEYVKGYKNVGASLEDFKNFSRDVNKYIKEYDAEMLLETFMQKKAMSPSFYFDFEVDDEKRLSKVFWADPISIKNYALFGEAVSFDATYNFNEYKMVFCPFTGVDNHKRCVTFAGGLLKKEDGESFTWLFENFVKAMGDCYPTTIITDQCKGINQAVKDVFGDKTQHRLCMWHIMKKLPDKVGPTICQNTNFLKEINSIVWDGEIDTQEFELRWKSILSSYELSDHEWLKSMFDIRSSWIPAYFRDIYLGGIMRTTSRSESENSFFGNFTNPHLTLVEFWMRFQSAMDAQRWKYAKVICR
- the LOC141602131 gene encoding uncharacterized protein LOC141602131; this translates as MDREKDKVYTVDLSGNKFSCSCKMFERIGLLCKHVLWVLKDRGFDDIPTEYLLDRWGKYATCRPIFNVVGTTLLADCMSIENHQSKISELWSEVFTSVSLVEDNEELGDELLELLRAFNEKLMISVKRGKSKNKKAEIEMLIGSKIPSEASVLPPEKCKNKGLGRRITSNKEKAVQENAKPLRKCCACGEMTHHDSRNCPSRATQK